A genomic window from Xenorhabdus cabanillasii includes:
- a CDS encoding glycosyltransferase family 2 protein: MKISLVVPVFNEEEAIPIFYKTVRENEELKKYDVEIIFINDGSRDSTESIINALAVSDKLVVPLSFTRNFGKEPALFAGLEHATGDAVIPIDVDLQDPIEVIPLLIEKWQKGADIVLAKRTDRSTDGRMKRKTAEWFYKLHNKISNPQIEENVGDFRLMSREVVENIKQMPERNLFMKGVLSWVGGRTDVAEYTREKRVAGSTKFNGWKLWNLALEGITGFSTFPLRMWSYIGAFVAGVSFIYGSQMIIDTIAFGNPVRGYPSLLVSILFLGGIQLIGIGVLGEYIGRIYVEVKNRPRYLLKKRSSK; the protein is encoded by the coding sequence ATGAAGATCTCACTGGTCGTACCTGTCTTCAATGAAGAGGAAGCAATACCAATTTTTTATAAGACCGTCAGAGAAAATGAAGAACTAAAAAAATATGATGTTGAAATTATATTCATTAATGATGGCAGTAGAGATTCGACAGAAAGCATAATTAACGCTCTTGCTGTATCAGATAAGCTAGTTGTTCCTCTCAGTTTTACTCGAAATTTTGGGAAAGAACCCGCTCTATTTGCAGGTCTTGAGCATGCTACTGGTGATGCTGTCATTCCTATTGACGTTGATTTGCAAGACCCGATAGAAGTTATCCCCCTGTTAATAGAGAAATGGCAAAAAGGGGCTGATATTGTATTAGCAAAACGCACAGATCGCTCGACTGACGGCAGAATGAAACGCAAGACCGCAGAATGGTTCTATAAGCTCCACAACAAAATAAGCAATCCGCAGATAGAGGAAAATGTAGGCGACTTCCGCCTGATGTCGCGCGAGGTTGTGGAAAATATCAAACAGATGCCGGAACGTAACCTATTCATGAAAGGTGTACTGTCGTGGGTTGGAGGACGCACTGATGTTGCTGAGTATACACGCGAGAAACGTGTAGCTGGCAGCACAAAATTCAATGGTTGGAAGCTATGGAATCTGGCCCTAGAAGGGATTACTGGCTTCTCCACATTCCCGCTTCGTATGTGGAGTTACATTGGGGCATTCGTCGCTGGGGTGTCATTCATTTATGGTTCCCAGATGATTATCGACACCATCGCATTTGGTAACCCAGTTCGCGGATACCCTTCACTGCTGGTATCAATTCTTTTCCTCGGCGGCATTCAGCTTATCGGCATTGGCGTTTTGGGTGAATATATTGGAAGGATTTATGTCGAGGTCAAAAATAGACCTCGATATCTTTTAAAGAAAAGGAGTAGTAAATGA
- a CDS encoding GtrA family protein codes for MIKLFTKYVSIGAINTLIHWLLFAVLMYLFSATQAISNLVGFCAAVTFSFYANAKFTFQKKATGGRYIAFISFMGLLSYLTGHLSDAMNIQPIATLIAFSTISLVLGFVYSKFFVFKGNE; via the coding sequence ATGATAAAGCTATTCACAAAATACGTGTCAATTGGTGCTATCAACACGCTAATCCATTGGTTACTGTTCGCCGTTCTGATGTATCTATTTAGTGCAACTCAAGCAATCAGTAACTTAGTTGGTTTCTGCGCAGCTGTAACATTCTCTTTTTATGCAAACGCTAAATTTACCTTCCAGAAAAAAGCTACTGGAGGGCGATATATTGCATTTATTTCATTTATGGGGCTGTTGAGCTACCTTACAGGACATCTATCTGATGCGATGAACATACAACCTATAGCAACATTGATTGCGTTTTCTACGATTAGCTTGGTGCTAGGGTTTGTGTACTCAAAATTTTTTGTATTTAAAGGTAATGAATAA
- the yejM gene encoding LPS biosynthesis-modulating metalloenzyme YejM, which produces MVTSRQHYREKVSQMISWGHWFALFNIVFSLVLGSRYLFASDWPGSLFGRIYALVSWLGHFSFIVFTIYLLVLFPLTFIVMSQRLLRFLSATIATAGLTLLILDSSIYVRFHLHLTPLVWDLVTNPEQGERAREWQLMFICIPVIFLVQMLYGTWSWQKLRSLNRQRFGKPLAAVFITAFVASHMIYIWADANFYRPITMQRSNLPLSYPMTARKFLEKHGLLDKQEYQRRIIQQGNPAALTVEYPLNTLSYRDSGRGYNLLLLVVDGLDNDDITANEMPFLERFTKNNIQFTQHFSTGMQNDTALFGLFYGISSGYLDGILYSRKSSALIDALTHQGYQFGLYSSDGFNTPLYRQAILTDYSLPNADKPNDSLTLEQWQRWLNLRNNTTPWFSFLNLNGIPPSSDKVDRKTLDVEINNVLEALIHKGALNNTIVVITAKHGSTITNYSSKWFIGDKFNRQQMHVPLIIHWPGTPAQTINKLTSHQDIMTTLMQRLLHVSNIPDDYSQGEDLFRAQRNTPWLITGENGSLIVTTAQNTIYLSKNGEYHLYDLDGNEIQDTKPNLTQLLQILTEINRFLAN; this is translated from the coding sequence ATGGTGACTAGCCGCCAGCATTACCGCGAAAAAGTTTCTCAGATGATCAGTTGGGGACACTGGTTCGCTCTGTTCAATATTGTGTTCAGTCTTGTGCTGGGCAGTCGCTATTTATTCGCATCGGATTGGCCGGGTTCACTTTTTGGTCGCATCTATGCGCTGGTCAGTTGGCTCGGTCATTTCAGCTTCATTGTTTTCACCATTTATTTATTGGTGTTATTCCCGCTGACATTTATTGTTATGTCACAGAGATTGCTACGATTTCTTTCTGCCACCATAGCAACGGCAGGGTTAACACTATTGATACTTGACTCCTCCATCTATGTGCGTTTTCACCTACATCTGACACCATTGGTTTGGGATCTGGTAACCAACCCGGAACAAGGTGAACGGGCAAGAGAATGGCAACTGATGTTCATCTGCATACCAGTTATTTTTCTGGTACAGATGCTATACGGTACGTGGAGCTGGCAAAAATTACGCAGCCTGAATCGACAAAGGTTCGGCAAACCATTAGCCGCTGTATTTATCACAGCTTTTGTTGCTTCTCATATGATATATATCTGGGCAGATGCCAATTTCTATCGGCCTATTACCATGCAGCGTTCGAACTTACCACTTTCATACCCAATGACAGCACGTAAGTTTCTTGAAAAGCATGGTCTGCTGGATAAACAAGAGTACCAGCGTCGCATAATCCAGCAAGGCAATCCTGCTGCTCTGACAGTTGAATATCCGTTGAATACGTTATCTTATCGTGATAGCGGACGCGGTTATAATTTATTGTTATTAGTTGTGGATGGTTTGGATAATGATGACATTACCGCTAATGAGATGCCATTCCTTGAACGCTTCACAAAGAATAACATCCAGTTCACCCAGCATTTCAGCACTGGTATGCAGAACGATACTGCGTTATTCGGGTTATTCTACGGCATATCATCTGGCTATCTGGATGGTATTCTTTACAGCAGAAAATCTTCGGCACTTATCGATGCCTTGACTCATCAAGGGTATCAGTTTGGTTTATACTCATCAGATGGATTCAATACCCCACTTTACCGCCAAGCTATTTTAACTGACTATTCACTCCCCAATGCTGATAAACCAAATGACAGCTTAACCTTAGAACAATGGCAACGGTGGCTAAATTTACGTAATAACACAACACCATGGTTTTCATTCTTGAACCTGAATGGTATTCCACCTTCATCAGATAAAGTTGACAGGAAAACACTGGATGTTGAAATCAATAATGTTTTGGAAGCCTTGATACATAAAGGTGCCTTAAACAATACTATCGTTGTGATTACTGCTAAACATGGCAGCACCATTACAAACTATTCATCAAAATGGTTTATAGGCGATAAATTTAATCGCCAACAGATGCATGTTCCACTGATTATCCATTGGCCAGGTACACCAGCACAAACCATTAACAAACTGACTAGCCATCAGGATATTATGACAACACTAATGCAACGTTTATTGCATGTCAGTAATATCCCCGATGATTATTCGCAAGGAGAAGATCTTTTCAGAGCTCAAAGAAATACTCCTTGGCTGATTACTGGTGAAAATGGTTCATTAATTGTGACAACAGCTCAAAACACAATCTATCTTTCTAAGAATGGCGAATACCATCTGTATGACCTAGATGGCAATGAGATCCAAGATACCAAACCCAATCTGACCCAGTTGTTACAAATACTAACCGAAATTAACCGATTTTTAGCAAACTAA
- a CDS encoding YejL family protein, producing the protein MPQSSRYSDEKVEHLLTELVNVFEKNHIPTDLSLMVLGNMVTNLINTSIAPAQRRHIANSFAHALQSSINEDKAH; encoded by the coding sequence ATGCCACAGTCATCTCGCTACAGCGATGAAAAAGTTGAACATTTACTAACTGAACTGGTAAACGTTTTCGAGAAAAACCATATTCCTACCGATCTTTCATTAATGGTTTTAGGCAATATGGTCACGAATTTAATCAACACGAGTATTGCTCCTGCCCAACGCAGACATATCGCAAACTCGTTTGCACACGCGTTACAATCTTCAATCAATGAAGATAAAGCGCATTAA
- the yejK gene encoding nucleoid-associated protein YejK, whose amino-acid sequence MSLEITQIALHQLIKRDEQTLEVILRDSLLDTNEVVEEMMAELHRVYSAKSKAYGVFNDESELAESLRHQRKGNEDFLGFSRAATVRLKDELTKYPFAEGGTVLFCQYRYLAVEYLLIAVLNSCNSTSVNEELDVNTTQYLDIPHADIVARIDLTEWETNPGSCRYLTFLKGRVGRKVSDFFMDFLAASEGMNAKVQNKGLLQAVDDYCESAQLDKNERQAYRQQVYSYCNEQLQAGEEIKLQELSQELPPLGEHNFQQFSQHKGYELEESFPADRSTLRQLTKFAGSGGGLTINFDATLFGERIFWDPATDTLTIKGTPPNLRDQLQRRGSGNH is encoded by the coding sequence ATGAGTCTGGAAATTACCCAGATCGCGTTACATCAGTTGATTAAACGTGACGAACAAACACTGGAAGTGATTTTGCGGGATTCTCTGCTGGATACCAATGAGGTAGTGGAAGAGATGATGGCAGAATTACATCGTGTGTATAGCGCCAAAAGCAAAGCTTATGGTGTGTTCAATGATGAAAGTGAACTTGCTGAGTCACTCCGTCATCAGCGTAAGGGGAATGAAGATTTTTTAGGTTTTAGCCGAGCTGCAACCGTTCGTCTGAAAGATGAGCTGACAAAATACCCGTTTGCAGAAGGTGGTACTGTGTTGTTTTGTCAGTACCGATATTTGGCTGTGGAGTATTTGTTAATTGCGGTTCTTAACAGTTGTAATAGTACTTCTGTCAATGAAGAATTAGATGTAAATACAACGCAGTATCTTGATATTCCTCATGCTGATATTGTTGCCAGAATTGACTTAACTGAGTGGGAAACCAACCCTGGCTCCTGTCGCTATTTGACTTTCCTGAAAGGGCGAGTAGGGCGCAAGGTTTCTGACTTTTTCATGGATTTTCTGGCTGCCAGTGAAGGAATGAATGCTAAAGTACAGAATAAAGGGTTGTTGCAGGCAGTAGATGATTATTGCGAATCTGCTCAGTTAGATAAAAATGAGCGACAAGCTTATCGCCAACAGGTTTACAGTTATTGTAATGAGCAGCTACAGGCGGGCGAGGAGATTAAATTGCAGGAACTGTCTCAGGAATTACCACCATTGGGTGAGCATAACTTCCAGCAATTTTCACAGCATAAGGGATACGAGTTGGAAGAAAGTTTCCCGGCAGATCGCAGTACATTGCGTCAGTTGACTAAGTTTGCTGGCAGCGGTGGCGGATTGACAATTAATTTTGATGCTACGTTATTCGGAGAAAGGATTTTCTGGGATCCGGCAACAGATACATTAACGATTAAGGGCACTCCTCCAAATCTGCGTGATCAATTGCAACGTCGTGGCAGTGGTAATCACTAA
- the rplY gene encoding 50S ribosomal protein L25 translates to MLTINAEIRKEQGKGASRRLRRANKFPAIIYGGNQEPVSIELDHDAVINHESKPEFYEVLTLIVDGKETKVKVQAVQRHPFKPKLTHIDFLRA, encoded by the coding sequence ATGTTAACTATTAATGCAGAAATACGTAAAGAGCAGGGCAAAGGTGCGAGCCGCCGCCTGCGCAGAGCTAACAAGTTTCCAGCAATTATTTATGGTGGTAACCAAGAGCCAGTTTCTATCGAGCTGGATCACGATGCAGTTATCAACCACGAAAGCAAGCCAGAATTCTACGAAGTTCTGACTCTGATTGTTGATGGTAAAGAAACTAAAGTTAAAGTGCAGGCAGTACAACGTCATCCGTTTAAACCTAAACTGACGCACATTGATTTCCTGCGTGCTTAA
- a CDS encoding DEAD/DEAH box helicase: MAFTLRPYQQEAVDATIRHFRKHKEPAVIVLPTGAGKSLVIAELAKLAHGRVLVLAHVKELVAQNHSKYCSYNLKADIFSAGLHQKQSEGKVVFGSIQSVARNLDRFDHNFSLLIIDECHRISDDENSQYQQIIQQLQKNNSEIRILGLTATPCRLGTGWIYQYHYHGMIRGDENCFFRDCIYELPLRYMIKHHFLVSPERLDMPVMQYDFSQVRTSQQGIFNEADLSREIKRQKRITPHIVKQIVEYAEDRKGVMIFAATVEHAKEIFLLLPAGQAALVSADTPGTERDLLVSAFKKQQLRYMVNVAVLTTGFDAPHVDLIAILRPTESVSLYQQIVGRGLRLFPDKKECLILDYAGNPHDLYTPEVGSHKPNSQNQPVQVFCPICQFANTFWGKCTTEGDIIEHFGRRCQRWEEDETGKRYQCDFRFRFKSCPHCGAENDIAARRCHRCQEVLVDPDDMLKAALKLKDALVLRCGGMQLTPGNDNKGEWLKITYYDEDGANVSELFRLTTPGQKKVFELQFMRHHQRAPGIPLHWKTAGDIAHQLPLLRHPDFVVARKKGQFWQIREKIFDYQGRFRRADDLY, from the coding sequence ATGGCTTTTACTTTACGCCCTTATCAACAAGAAGCGGTAGATGCGACCATTCGTCATTTCCGCAAACATAAAGAACCAGCAGTTATTGTTTTACCTACTGGTGCAGGCAAAAGCCTTGTCATTGCTGAACTGGCTAAACTGGCTCACGGCCGGGTTTTAGTACTGGCACATGTTAAAGAACTGGTTGCACAAAACCATAGTAAATATTGTTCTTATAACCTGAAAGCAGATATCTTTTCTGCCGGGCTGCATCAAAAGCAGAGTGAAGGAAAAGTTGTCTTTGGCAGTATTCAATCTGTAGCCCGCAATTTAGACCGCTTTGACCATAACTTCTCACTGCTAATCATTGATGAATGCCACCGGATTAGTGATGATGAAAACAGTCAGTATCAGCAAATTATCCAGCAACTCCAGAAAAACAATTCCGAGATCAGGATCCTCGGTTTAACCGCGACACCCTGCCGTTTAGGTACTGGCTGGATTTATCAGTATCACTATCATGGCATGATACGTGGTGACGAAAATTGCTTTTTTCGTGACTGTATTTATGAACTTCCATTACGGTATATGATCAAACACCACTTTCTGGTTTCTCCAGAAAGGTTAGATATGCCCGTAATGCAATATGATTTCAGTCAAGTACGTACCAGCCAGCAAGGCATTTTCAATGAAGCTGACTTGAGCCGGGAAATTAAACGACAGAAACGTATTACGCCACATATTGTCAAGCAGATCGTTGAATATGCAGAAGATCGAAAAGGTGTAATGATTTTTGCTGCCACAGTTGAACATGCAAAAGAAATTTTCCTGTTACTTCCCGCAGGACAGGCAGCATTAGTCAGCGCCGATACACCGGGTACTGAACGGGATCTTCTGGTCAGCGCCTTCAAAAAACAGCAACTACGCTATATGGTTAATGTTGCTGTTCTGACAACAGGTTTTGATGCACCTCACGTCGATCTCATCGCGATATTGCGCCCAACAGAGTCCGTGAGCCTCTATCAGCAGATTGTTGGCCGTGGATTACGCCTATTTCCTGATAAGAAAGAGTGCCTAATTTTAGACTATGCGGGCAACCCTCACGACCTTTATACGCCAGAAGTCGGCAGCCACAAACCCAATTCACAAAACCAGCCTGTACAAGTATTCTGCCCAATCTGTCAGTTTGCCAATACCTTCTGGGGAAAATGCACCACAGAGGGTGACATCATTGAACACTTTGGACGCCGTTGCCAAAGATGGGAAGAAGACGAAACAGGAAAAAGATACCAATGTGATTTTCGCTTTCGTTTCAAATCATGCCCGCATTGCGGAGCAGAAAACGATATCGCAGCCCGACGTTGCCATCGCTGTCAAGAAGTGCTGGTCGATCCTGATGATATGCTGAAAGCAGCTCTTAAACTCAAAGATGCTCTTGTACTGCGTTGTGGTGGTATGCAATTAACTCCAGGTAATGACAATAAAGGCGAATGGCTCAAAATCACTTATTACGATGAAGATGGAGCAAACGTATCTGAATTATTCCGTTTGACAACCCCCGGTCAGAAAAAAGTATTTGAACTGCAATTTATGCGCCATCACCAACGAGCACCGGGTATTCCTTTACATTGGAAAACAGCTGGAGATATTGCTCATCAACTGCCTTTACTACGACATCCTGATTTTGTTGTTGCGCGGAAAAAGGGGCAGTTCTGGCAGATCCGGGAAAAAATTTTTGATTATCAAGGCCGCTTCCGACGAGCTGATGACCTGTATTAA
- the rsuA gene encoding 16S rRNA pseudouridine(516) synthase RsuA, with product MRLDKFLSQQLGISRNDVGRELRAGRVTVDDEIIKTGAYKLKPEQVVAYEGTILEQLGGPRYFMLNKPQGYVCSTDDPSNPTILYFIDEPVAHKLHSVGRLDIDTTGLVLLTDDGQWSHRITSPKHHCEKTYLVTLEHPISEDTEEQFLVGVQLNGEKTLTKPAKLEFIEPQLVRLTISEGRYHQVKRMFAAVGNHVIKLHRERIGEIYLDPKLEPGEYRALTENEIKSIHMPVA from the coding sequence ATGCGATTGGATAAATTTTTATCACAACAATTGGGTATTAGCCGTAATGATGTCGGGCGTGAATTACGTGCTGGGCGAGTTACTGTTGATGACGAAATCATCAAAACAGGGGCATATAAGTTGAAACCTGAGCAGGTAGTTGCCTACGAAGGAACAATATTGGAGCAATTGGGCGGCCCACGTTATTTTATGTTGAATAAGCCACAAGGGTATGTGTGTTCGACTGATGATCCATCAAATCCAACTATTTTGTATTTTATTGATGAGCCTGTTGCCCATAAACTGCATTCAGTAGGGCGATTAGATATCGATACTACAGGCTTAGTGTTATTGACGGATGATGGTCAGTGGTCACATCGTATTACTTCACCCAAGCATCATTGTGAAAAAACCTACCTTGTAACACTGGAACATCCAATATCAGAGGATACTGAGGAACAATTTCTTGTAGGTGTTCAACTGAATGGAGAAAAAACACTGACAAAGCCGGCAAAATTAGAGTTCATCGAACCTCAGCTCGTTCGTCTGACTATCAGCGAAGGACGATATCACCAGGTAAAACGGATGTTTGCTGCCGTGGGGAATCATGTTATTAAGCTTCATCGTGAACGTATTGGCGAAATTTATTTGGATCCCAAATTAGAGCCAGGGGAATATCGTGCGTTGACGGAAAACGAAATTAAGAGCATACACATGCCAGTAGCTTAA
- a CDS encoding Bcr/CflA family multidrug efflux MFS transporter, which translates to MQQQRLSYLGLVLILGLLSMLMPLAIDMYLPSMPTIAIDFGVSDGKVQMTLNSYMLGFAIGQIIYGPMSDSLGRKPVILGGVIVFAISSAACALAQNIGTFISMRFLHGFAAASASVVINALMRDMFTKDEFSRSMSFVTLVMIIAPLLAPMLGGMVMIWFNWHAIFWSITIAAVIAAFLFAVFIRETLPKEKRQRFNPKVTLGQFVMLFRQHQVLCYILASGFSFAGMFSFLNTGAFVYIQLNGVPAQHFGYYFGLNIIFMFIMTTINSQFVRKYGALKMLNFGIFVQFVMGLWLLFSTMLDLGFISLVLGVAIYISSISLITSNAMAVVLDDYPHMAGTVASLSGTIRFSIAALVGAILSSAPEKSAWPMVGSMALCVILAMILIVYARKAKT; encoded by the coding sequence GTGCAACAACAACGATTATCTTATTTGGGATTAGTCCTCATTCTTGGGCTGCTCTCTATGTTAATGCCATTGGCAATTGATATGTATTTGCCAAGCATGCCAACAATAGCCATTGATTTCGGTGTCAGTGACGGCAAAGTTCAAATGACATTGAACAGTTACATGCTAGGGTTTGCCATTGGTCAAATAATTTATGGGCCAATGTCTGATAGCCTGGGACGTAAGCCCGTTATTCTGGGTGGCGTGATTGTTTTTGCAATATCATCTGCTGCATGTGCTTTGGCACAAAATATAGGCACCTTCATTTCCATGCGGTTTTTGCATGGTTTTGCTGCTGCGTCGGCCAGTGTTGTGATTAATGCTTTGATGCGTGATATGTTCACGAAAGATGAGTTTTCACGCAGTATGTCGTTTGTGACACTGGTGATGATCATAGCTCCACTATTAGCTCCCATGTTAGGCGGGATGGTGATGATATGGTTCAACTGGCATGCTATTTTTTGGTCTATCACGATTGCTGCGGTAATAGCTGCATTTTTATTTGCCGTTTTTATCAGGGAAACACTACCTAAAGAGAAAAGGCAGCGCTTCAATCCAAAGGTCACTTTAGGGCAGTTTGTTATGCTGTTCAGGCAGCACCAAGTGCTGTGTTATATTTTGGCCAGCGGTTTTTCTTTTGCTGGAATGTTTTCTTTTCTGAATACCGGGGCATTTGTTTATATCCAATTGAATGGTGTTCCTGCACAGCATTTTGGTTATTACTTCGGATTGAACATTATCTTTATGTTCATTATGACAACCATCAATAGTCAGTTTGTCCGCAAATATGGCGCATTGAAGATGCTGAATTTTGGCATATTTGTCCAATTTGTCATGGGATTATGGTTGTTATTCAGCACTATGCTTGATTTAGGTTTTATTTCTTTGGTGTTGGGTGTTGCAATTTATATCAGCAGCATTTCTTTGATTACTTCCAATGCGATGGCCGTTGTGTTGGATGATTACCCTCATATGGCTGGAACAGTAGCTTCATTATCTGGAACCATACGTTTCAGTATTGCCGCCCTGGTTGGGGCAATTTTATCTTCAGCTCCTGAAAAAAGTGCATGGCCAATGGTTGGTTCGATGGCCTTGTGCGTAATATTAGCGATGATATTGATTGTCTATGCACGTAAAGCCAAGACATAA
- a CDS encoding YejG family protein produces the protein MNNIQLSVVHRLPQSYRWSSGFVGTRVEILPEEEADTGNSLMGLKLLSHEGEHAWSILHDINQSISDMQIVSAVIEWEGEPCLFFAREDESAVICRLKTLGAAIAENITAFYPL, from the coding sequence GTGAATAATATCCAACTTTCGGTAGTGCACAGACTGCCGCAAAGTTATCGGTGGTCATCTGGCTTTGTTGGTACAAGAGTTGAAATCTTGCCAGAGGAAGAAGCAGATACAGGGAATAGCCTGATGGGGCTGAAATTGTTAAGCCATGAAGGCGAACATGCATGGAGTATTTTGCATGATATAAATCAGTCTATTTCTGATATGCAGATAGTAAGTGCGGTGATTGAGTGGGAAGGTGAGCCATGTTTGTTTTTTGCTCGAGAGGATGAAAGTGCTGTGATATGTCGGCTCAAGACATTAGGTGCTGCAATTGCGGAAAATATCACCGCATTTTACCCGCTTTAA
- the mepS gene encoding bifunctional murein DD-endopeptidase/murein LD-carboxypeptidase, which produces MVKSQPIVRYILRLIPAIIAAVALTACSSPDSQIRSKKTETHAVNGQKHFLLQTSQDEFEILVKNLDIKSKLLNQYADWKGVAYRLGGSTKRGIDCSAFVQRTFHDQFGMELPRSTSEQQKIGQTVNRSKLKAGDLVLFKTGVYRRHVGIYIGNNQFVHASTSSGVIVSRLNDTYWSKRYYGARRILSDSINASI; this is translated from the coding sequence ATGGTCAAATCTCAACCAATAGTGAGATATATATTGCGGTTAATCCCCGCAATTATCGCGGCAGTGGCACTGACCGCATGTAGTTCTCCAGATTCCCAAATACGTAGCAAAAAAACTGAAACTCATGCAGTAAATGGTCAAAAACATTTTCTACTGCAAACATCTCAGGATGAATTTGAAATTTTAGTTAAAAATCTGGATATTAAATCCAAGCTCCTTAACCAATATGCAGATTGGAAAGGCGTTGCCTATCGGCTTGGAGGAAGTACAAAACGTGGCATTGATTGCTCAGCTTTTGTTCAGCGCACCTTTCATGATCAATTTGGTATGGAATTACCACGCTCTACCTCAGAGCAACAGAAGATAGGCCAGACAGTCAATCGTTCCAAGTTAAAAGCGGGTGATTTGGTTCTCTTCAAAACAGGTGTTTATAGGCGCCACGTTGGCATTTATATCGGTAATAATCAATTTGTACATGCATCAACCAGCAGTGGAGTCATTGTTTCCAGATTAAATGATACCTACTGGAGCAAGCGTTATTATGGTGCCAGACGTATTTTATCAGACAGCATTAACGCCTCGATATAA
- a CDS encoding phosphatase PAP2 family protein: MTRSHLLAILILNLLGITLFLSWYLPENHGFWFYIDSAIFHYFNEKLLPNSKFALFVAIVNVRAFDVMSLLCMGLLYYSAFRKQDYAGKRRLFMLGLVMLITAVIINQIGHQIPVSRPSPTLTFENVNRVNEMTSLHTKDASGDSFPGDHGLMLLIFSCFILRYISRGAFFIALLIMITFALPRIMAGAHWFTDIAVGSLSLTLIGMSWVLLTPLSDIMAAWLDKKLPHIGRTH, translated from the coding sequence ATGACCCGTAGCCATCTACTCGCTATACTTATACTCAATCTGCTCGGTATCACCCTGTTTCTCTCATGGTATTTACCTGAGAATCACGGCTTTTGGTTTTACATTGATTCTGCTATTTTTCATTACTTTAATGAAAAATTATTGCCGAATTCAAAATTTGCGTTATTTGTCGCTATCGTAAATGTGAGGGCATTTGATGTTATGTCACTCTTATGTATGGGACTGCTTTACTACAGCGCATTTCGCAAACAAGATTATGCAGGAAAACGCCGTCTTTTTATGCTTGGTCTGGTCATGTTAATAACGGCAGTGATCATAAATCAGATCGGCCATCAGATCCCCGTCAGCCGTCCAAGCCCGACCTTAACATTTGAAAACGTTAACCGCGTAAACGAAATGACAAGTTTGCATACCAAAGATGCTTCCGGCGATAGTTTTCCGGGGGATCATGGTTTAATGCTACTCATTTTTAGTTGCTTTATTCTTCGCTATATTTCTCGCGGCGCGTTCTTCATTGCTTTACTCATTATGATTACTTTTGCCCTTCCCCGTATCATGGCAGGAGCTCATTGGTTTACAGATATTGCTGTCGGTTCATTATCACTCACATTAATTGGAATGAGCTGGGTGTTATTAACCCCACTCAGTGACATTATGGCTGCATGGCTAGATAAAAAATTACCTCATATCGGCCGTACTCATTAA
- a CDS encoding type 1 fimbrial protein, with translation MQDYFKLLISCLLFSWISYGYAQSTSGQIQFSGSIVDPGCQVVVSNTQANISCYRLGKNITIKQIVSMYKTKKTGDVILPGNIGVSRVKWTDNKKRLAIIHVDYF, from the coding sequence ATGCAAGATTATTTTAAACTATTAATTAGCTGTTTGCTGTTTTCATGGATTTCTTATGGATACGCACAATCTACAAGTGGGCAGATACAATTTTCAGGCTCTATTGTTGATCCGGGATGTCAAGTGGTTGTATCAAACACTCAGGCTAATATTTCCTGCTATCGATTAGGAAAAAATATCACCATAAAGCAAATTGTTTCAATGTACAAAACAAAAAAAACAGGGGATGTCATACTTCCCGGAAATATAGGTGTTTCCAGAGTGAAATGGACGGATAATAAAAAACGTTTGGCGATTATTCATGTTGATTATTTTTAA